One Etheostoma cragini isolate CJK2018 chromosome 18, CSU_Ecrag_1.0, whole genome shotgun sequence DNA window includes the following coding sequences:
- the LOC117961401 gene encoding zinc-binding protein A33-like has protein sequence MAANVSPSEEDCTCPVCCAIFKDPLVLLCGHSFCQHCLQEWWRLSALQTCPVCKEIFPMAQPPRNLALRNLSDTLRQEKSQRPQSEEMCSLHGEKLKLFCHHDQQLICVICRDAQKHKKHNCAPINEAVAPCRANLKLKVLHLKTKLGLFKAQKLTCDKMASHIKLQAQQTEKTIKEEFQKLYKFLRAEEAARIDAVRNEARLKSEAMNIRMVNLTAEISSLTDKIKTLEREMKAEDFSFMLNVKSTMERSQCNLPNPKTPSEALIDEAKHLGNLQFTVWKKMKNIIQYTPVTLDPNTGCSGFTISEHMTRSTISDKSQTLPANPERQYNMILGSEGFSSGKHSWDVVVGGPFWAVGVAAKTPSKVPKTHPNIWAIYRCSCTDILRELTPENYVKEVGLPIHSFPQKVRVQLDYDHGILSFFDLDRKTPVHTIKRTFKEMVFPYFRENAKILPAELSVRIRPSK, from the exons ATGGCGGCCAACGTGTCACCGTCTGAGGAGGACTGCACCTGCCCGGTGTGCTGTGCCATCTTCAAGGATCCTCTGGTCTTGTTGTGCGGTCACAGCTTCTGTCAGCACTGTCTTCAGGAGTGGTGGAGACTGAGCGCACTCCAGACATGCCCGGTCTGTAAGGAAATATTTCCAATGGCTCAGCCTCCACGTAACCTGGCACTGAGAAACCTGTCGGACACTTTGAGACAAGAGAAGAGTCAGAGACCTCAATCTGAGGAGATGTGCAGTCTGCACGGTGAAAAACTCAAGCTCTTCTGTCACCATGATCAACAGCTCATCTGTGTGATTTGTAGGgatgcacaaaaacataagaaacacAACTGCGCCCCCATCAACGAAGCGGTAGCACCCTGTAGG gCTAATCTGAAGCTTAAGGTGTTGCATTTGAAAACCAAACTGGGGTTATTTAAAGCACAAAAACTCACCTGTGATAAAATGGCCAGCCACATTAAG CTCCAGGCTCAGCAGACGGAGAAGACAATCAAAGAGGAGTTCCAGAAGCTTTACAAGTTCCTGCGAGCAGAGGAGGCTGCGAGGATTGACGCGGTGAGAAACGAGGCCAGGCTCAAGAGTGAAGCGATGAACATCCGGATGGTTAATTTGACTGCAGAGATCTCCTCGCTCACAGACAAAATCAAAACCTTAGAGAGGGAGATGAAAGCTGAGGACTTCTCATTTATGCTG AATGTCAAATCCACTATGGAGCG CTCTCAATGCAACCTGCCAAACCCAAAGACTCCATCAGAAGCCCTGATTGATGAGGCCAAACATCTGGGGAACCTGCAGTTTACAGTctggaagaagatgaagaacaTAATCCAATACA cTCCTGTGACTCTGGACCCCAACACTGGCTGCTCAGGGTTTACTATATCAGAACACATGACACGTTCAACAATAAGCGATAAGAGTCAGACGCTTCCTGCAAACCCAGAAAGGCAATACAATATGATTCTTGGCTCTGAAGGCTTTAGCTCTGGAAAACACAGCTGGGACGTGGTGGTGGGGGGACCTTTTTGGGCTGTTGGTGTGGCTGCAAAAACGCCAAGTAAAGTACCAAAGACCCATCCCAACATCTGGGCCATCTACAGGTGTAGTTGCACTGACATTTTGCGTGAACTTACTCCAGAAAATTATGTGAAAGAAGTAGGCCTACCTATACATTCATTTCCCCAAAAGGTCAGAGTGCAGCTGGATTATGACCATGGAATACTTTCATTTTTTGACCTTGATAGGAAAACACCTGTACACACGATCAAACGCACTTTCAAAGAAATGGTCTTTCCATATTTTCGTGAGAATGCAAAAATCCTGCCAGCTGAATTGTCAGTGAGGATTAGACCATCCAAATAA